The following are from one region of the Natronosporangium hydrolyticum genome:
- a CDS encoding ABC transporter ATP-binding protein → MTEPDQGWAVRTEGLSKRYGGRLVVDGVDLAVPRGSVYGFLGPNGSGKTTTIRMLLGLVRPSAGRHTLLAAPMPESAAAVLPRVGALVEGPAFHPYLSGRNNLRRLLLADRTADPRGGSDQIATALRRVGLSAAGNQRYRTYSLGMRQRLALAATLLRPRELLILDEPTNGLDPQGTREVRALITSLAREGTTVLLSTHLLAEVEQICSHVGVMHRGRLVTQAPLPQLRTATARRALIQTDQPSEAGRTLRRLGLTGINLGEATAGGELGEVAPERIVAELVRDGVPVRGFTVASPGLEETFVALTGEGFDVSG, encoded by the coding sequence GTGACCGAGCCTGACCAGGGTTGGGCGGTCCGGACCGAAGGGTTGAGCAAACGGTACGGCGGGCGGCTGGTCGTCGACGGCGTCGACCTGGCGGTCCCCCGCGGCAGCGTCTACGGATTCCTCGGGCCCAACGGTTCCGGCAAGACCACCACCATCCGGATGCTGCTCGGCCTGGTCCGACCCAGCGCCGGGCGGCACACCCTGTTGGCGGCCCCGATGCCGGAGTCCGCCGCAGCGGTGCTGCCCCGGGTCGGGGCGTTGGTCGAGGGGCCCGCCTTCCACCCGTACCTGTCGGGTCGAAACAACCTGCGCCGGCTGCTGCTAGCTGACCGGACCGCCGATCCGCGTGGCGGGTCTGACCAGATCGCCACCGCGTTGCGTCGGGTCGGGCTCAGCGCGGCCGGCAACCAGCGGTACCGGACCTACTCACTCGGCATGCGGCAGCGGCTGGCGCTGGCGGCGACCCTGTTACGCCCGCGCGAGCTGTTGATCCTGGATGAGCCGACCAACGGCCTCGACCCCCAGGGCACCCGGGAGGTCCGGGCGTTGATCACCTCGCTGGCGCGGGAGGGCACCACCGTGCTGCTCTCCACGCATCTGCTCGCCGAGGTCGAGCAGATCTGCAGCCACGTGGGGGTGATGCACCGGGGCCGGCTGGTGACCCAGGCACCGCTGCCACAGCTGCGTACCGCCACCGCCCGGCGGGCGCTGATCCAAACCGATCAGCCTAGCGAGGCCGGCCGGACCCTGCGGCGACTCGGCCTCACCGGGATCAATCTCGGCGAGGCGACCGCTGGTGGCGAACTCGGCGAGGTGGCGCCCGAGCGGATCGTCGCCGAACTGGTACGCGACGGGGTGCCGGTCCGCGGCTTCACGGTTGCGAGCCCGGGGTTGGAAGAGACGTTCGTGGCGCTCACCGGGGAGGGTTTCGATGTCAGTGGCTGA